Genomic DNA from Candidatus Obscuribacterales bacterium:
CTAGCTTATCCCCAAATGTTCCTAGCCTAAAAGGTATTGCATAACCAGCGTTTAAGACTCTAGCCAAATAGGATCATGGCGATGAATAATCCCTCCCTGCACCACTGAGGCGCGAATACCTGCGATCATACTATGGTGCTGAATGGTGGTGCGTAGAATATCTAAATCTTGGGGTAGCCCCTGTTGGGCGAGGGTGGTCACAACACAACGGGGACAGGCCGTATCAATCTGTAGGCGCACCTGGTCGCCGATGGCTAGTAATCCACCGACCCACGGATCTTCCACAAACCCTGCGTCTGATTCAGTAGGCTCGATCAGGATATTAGGGCGAAACCGACAGGGCTCAAACTGGCCGTCCGGATAGAGCGTCTGCAGGCTGGCGAGAGTCGAAGTTGTTACCAAATGGATGGGACAGGAGTCAAAAAAAGTTCCTGTAGGCAGCACCAATTCTGTGACA
This window encodes:
- a CDS encoding MOSC domain-containing protein, which codes for VTELVLPTGTFFDSCPIHLVTTSTLASLQTLYPDGQFEPCRFRPNILIEPTESDAGFVEDPWVGGLLAIGDQVRLQIDTACPRCVVTTLAQQGLPQDLDILRTTIQHHSMIAGIRASVVQGGIIHRHDPIWLES